A genomic stretch from Haemophilus parainfluenzae ATCC 33392 includes:
- the dppD gene encoding dipeptide ABC transporter ATP-binding protein — protein sequence MALLDVKELSVHFGDEKAPFKAVDRISYQVNQGEVLGIVGESGSGKSVSSLAVMGLIDFPGRVSAKGLSFEGKDLLSLAPKEKQELIGADIAMIFQDPMTSLNPAYTVGFQIMEAIKAHQGGSKKERRERTLELLRLVGIPDPESRIDVYPHQLSGGMSQRVMIAMAIACKPRLLIADEPTTALDVTIQAQIVDLLLELQQKECMSLILITHDLALVAEAAHRIIVMYAGQVVEEGRAEDIFREPKHPYTQALLRSLPEFAEGKSRLQSLPGVVPGKYDRSQGCLLNPRCPYATDLCRSVEPELRQVGNRQVKCHTPLNTQGEPSNV from the coding sequence ATGGCATTATTAGATGTAAAAGAACTTTCTGTTCACTTTGGTGATGAAAAAGCACCTTTTAAAGCAGTGGATCGCATTAGCTATCAAGTTAATCAAGGTGAAGTATTAGGTATTGTTGGCGAGTCGGGCTCAGGGAAATCAGTAAGTTCCCTTGCGGTAATGGGCTTAATTGATTTTCCTGGTCGTGTTTCAGCGAAAGGCTTATCGTTTGAAGGAAAAGATCTTTTAAGTTTAGCACCAAAAGAAAAACAAGAATTGATTGGCGCAGATATCGCCATGATCTTCCAAGATCCAATGACAAGCTTAAATCCCGCTTATACGGTGGGTTTCCAAATTATGGAAGCCATTAAAGCGCATCAAGGTGGGAGCAAAAAAGAACGCCGTGAACGCACTTTAGAGCTTTTACGCTTAGTCGGTATTCCTGATCCTGAATCGCGTATTGATGTCTATCCACATCAGCTTTCTGGCGGGATGAGCCAACGCGTTATGATTGCTATGGCGATAGCTTGTAAACCGAGATTGCTCATTGCAGATGAACCAACTACAGCACTGGATGTGACTATTCAAGCACAAATTGTAGATTTGTTGCTTGAGTTACAGCAAAAAGAGTGCATGTCGTTAATTCTGATCACGCACGATCTTGCGTTAGTCGCAGAAGCCGCGCATCGTATTATTGTGATGTATGCAGGACAAGTAGTAGAAGAAGGACGAGCAGAAGATATTTTCCGTGAACCCAAACATCCCTATACTCAAGCATTATTGCGTTCTTTACCGGAATTTGCAGAAGGTAAATCTCGTTTGCAATCGTTGCCCGGTGTAGTACCAGGTAAATACGATCGCTCACAAGGTTGTTTGTTAAATCCACGCTGTCCGTATGCGACTGATCTTTGTCGAAGTGTTGAACCTGAATTACGCCAAGTAGGAAATCGACAAGTTAAATGTCATACCCCATTAAATACCCAAGGAGAACCAAGCAATGTCTAA
- a CDS encoding ABC transporter permease subunit: MFKFILKRILMVIPTFIAITFVTFALIHFIPGDPVEIMMGERGLTPEVHQQMMKQLGLDLPLYQQYFNYIGNVIQGDFGESFRTQQPVLREFFTLFPATFELAFFALFWSLIAGITLGTIAAVKKDSWISHTVTAMSLTGYSMPIFWWGLILILYVSPWLDLPQGGRLEDSFWIDTPTGFMLIDTWLSGVPGAFWNAIKSLILPSIVLGTIPLAVITRMTRSSMLEVLGEDYIRTAKAKGLSYTRIVIVHALRNALIPVVTVVGLIVGQLLSGAVLTETIFSWPGIGKWIIDAISNRDYPVLQGAVLIIATIIIVVNLTIDLLYGVVNPRIRHQ, translated from the coding sequence ATGTTTAAATTTATTTTAAAACGTATTTTAATGGTGATTCCTACCTTTATCGCCATTACTTTTGTGACTTTTGCGCTCATTCATTTTATTCCAGGCGATCCTGTGGAAATTATGATGGGAGAGCGAGGTTTAACGCCAGAAGTTCATCAACAAATGATGAAGCAACTTGGTCTCGATTTACCGTTGTATCAGCAATATTTCAATTATATTGGCAATGTAATACAAGGCGATTTTGGTGAATCATTCCGCACCCAACAACCTGTCCTGAGAGAGTTTTTCACACTTTTTCCTGCTACCTTTGAATTGGCTTTCTTTGCACTATTTTGGTCGTTAATTGCCGGTATTACGCTAGGAACGATTGCGGCCGTCAAGAAAGATAGTTGGATTTCTCATACCGTGACAGCTATGTCATTAACGGGTTATTCCATGCCAATTTTCTGGTGGGGATTAATTTTGATCTTATATGTTTCACCTTGGTTAGACTTACCACAAGGGGGACGTTTAGAAGATAGCTTCTGGATCGATACACCAACGGGTTTTATGTTAATCGATACTTGGCTTTCAGGCGTACCGGGTGCTTTCTGGAATGCCATTAAGTCATTGATTCTCCCGTCTATTGTGTTAGGCACCATTCCACTTGCGGTGATTACCAGAATGACACGTTCTTCGATGTTGGAAGTGTTAGGTGAAGATTATATTCGTACCGCAAAAGCGAAAGGCTTAAGTTATACCCGAATTGTGATTGTCCATGCGCTACGTAATGCGCTTATCCCTGTTGTGACAGTGGTGGGCTTGATTGTAGGACAGCTATTATCTGGTGCAGTTTTAACTGAGACGATTTTCTCATGGCCGGGTATTGGTAAATGGATTATTGATGCGATTTCCAATCGTGATTATCCTGTCTTACAAGGCGCCGTGTTGATTATTGCTACAATTATTATTGTAGTGAATTTGACGATCGATTTACTTTATGGCGTGGTAAACCCACGTATTCGCCATCAATAA
- a CDS encoding peptide ABC transporter ATP-binding protein, protein MSNVAQENAPLLNAIGLKKYYPVKKGMFAKTQQVKALDGVSFSLERGKTLAVVGESGCGKSTLGRLLTMIEEPTEGELYYNGQNFLVNDHETKGLRRQKIQIVFQNPYASLNPRKKIGTILEEPLVINTNLSAKERKEKVLSMMAKVGLRAEFYNRYPHMFSGGQRQRIAIARGLMLNPDVVVADEPVSALDVSVRAQVLNLMMDLQAELGLSYVFISHDLSVVEHIADEVMVMYLGRCVEMGTKAQIFNNPQHPYTQALLSATPRLSPELRRQRIKLKGELPSPINPPKGCAFNPRCWKATDKCRNEQPKLEKYPDGKLIACFHLD, encoded by the coding sequence ATGTCTAATGTCGCACAAGAGAATGCTCCATTGCTCAATGCTATCGGGCTGAAAAAATATTATCCTGTGAAAAAAGGGATGTTTGCAAAAACACAGCAAGTGAAAGCGTTAGATGGGGTGTCTTTTTCTTTAGAACGTGGTAAAACCCTTGCCGTAGTGGGGGAATCTGGTTGTGGTAAATCCACACTTGGTCGTCTTTTAACCATGATAGAAGAACCGACTGAAGGTGAATTGTATTACAACGGGCAAAATTTCTTAGTCAATGATCATGAAACGAAAGGATTGCGCCGTCAGAAAATCCAAATCGTGTTTCAAAATCCTTATGCCTCACTGAATCCGCGTAAGAAAATCGGCACGATTTTGGAAGAGCCCTTAGTCATTAATACCAATCTATCGGCAAAAGAGCGTAAAGAAAAAGTATTGTCCATGATGGCAAAAGTGGGGTTGCGTGCAGAGTTTTATAATCGCTATCCACATATGTTTTCAGGTGGGCAACGTCAGCGTATCGCGATTGCTCGTGGTTTAATGCTTAATCCTGATGTGGTTGTGGCGGATGAACCCGTTTCTGCGTTAGACGTATCCGTTCGTGCGCAAGTGCTGAATTTGATGATGGATTTGCAAGCTGAGCTTGGTTTATCTTACGTATTTATTTCCCATGATCTTTCGGTGGTTGAGCATATTGCTGATGAGGTGATGGTGATGTATTTAGGTCGCTGTGTTGAAATGGGCACAAAAGCACAGATCTTTAATAATCCTCAGCACCCTTATACACAAGCGTTACTTTCGGCTACGCCAAGATTATCGCCTGAATTACGTCGTCAGCGGATTAAATTAAAGGGAGAATTACCAAGCCCGATTAATCCACCAAAAGGTTGTGCATTTAATCCACGTTGTTGGAAAGCGACCGATAAATGTCGAAATGAACAGCCTAAATTGGAAAAATATCCTGATGGTAAGCTCATTGCTTGCTTCCATCTTGATTAA
- a CDS encoding ABC transporter permease subunit — protein sequence MTEQTLSIETITPRTPLQEFWFYFKQNKGAVIGLTFILAVALISIFAPWIAPFDPIEQNRSALLLPPAWYEGGNSAYLLGTDDIGRDILSRIIYGTRISVFAGFIIVILSCILGTSLGLLAGYYGGALDTLIVRFIDIMLAIPNLLLTIVVVSILEPSLTNATLAIAVVSIPSYVRLTRAAVLNEKNRDYVTSSRVAGASVLRLMFIVILPNCLAPLIVQMTMGISNAILELATLGFLGIGAKPPTPELGTMLSESRSFMQAANWLVTIPGLVILSLVLAFNLMGDGLRDALDPKLKQ from the coding sequence ATGACGGAACAAACTTTATCTATTGAAACGATTACGCCTCGCACACCGTTGCAGGAGTTTTGGTTTTATTTCAAACAAAATAAAGGGGCAGTGATTGGGCTCACTTTTATTCTTGCTGTAGCATTAATCAGTATTTTTGCCCCTTGGATTGCACCTTTTGATCCTATCGAACAAAATCGTTCAGCCTTATTGTTACCACCAGCTTGGTATGAAGGCGGCAATTCAGCTTATTTACTGGGTACAGATGACATTGGTCGAGATATTCTTTCTCGCATTATTTATGGTACGCGCATTTCTGTTTTTGCAGGTTTCATTATTGTCATACTATCTTGCATTTTAGGAACGAGCCTAGGTTTGCTTGCCGGTTATTATGGTGGCGCATTGGATACATTAATTGTTCGTTTTATTGACATTATGTTGGCTATCCCAAACTTGCTTTTAACCATTGTGGTGGTATCAATTTTAGAGCCTTCTTTAACCAATGCGACGTTAGCGATTGCCGTGGTTTCGATTCCAAGTTATGTGCGCTTAACACGTGCAGCGGTATTAAATGAGAAAAACAGAGATTATGTCACCTCTTCGCGTGTAGCGGGAGCAAGCGTATTACGCTTGATGTTTATTGTCATTTTACCGAATTGCCTTGCGCCTCTCATTGTGCAAATGACAATGGGGATATCTAATGCCATTTTAGAATTAGCAACCTTAGGTTTCTTAGGTATTGGTGCAAAACCACCAACACCGGAATTGGGGACTATGTTATCTGAATCGCGTAGTTTTATGCAGGCGGCCAACTGGTTGGTTACGATTCCAGGTTTAGTGATTTTATCGCTTGTTTTAGCATTCAACTTAATGGGCGACGGGTTGCGTGATGCGCTCGATCCAAAATTAAAACAATAG
- a CDS encoding sugar transporter, with protein MSFYQKAERTQYWRVVIMACAAFIFNTTEFVPVALLTDIGQSFDMQSSDVGLMMTVYAWTVMIMSLPAMLATGDMERKGLLLKLFVIFIIGHIISVIAWNYWILLIARMCIAVAHSLFWAITASLVMRVAPKNKKTQAIGMLAIGTSLATILGLPLGRVVGQLVGWRITFAIIAALAVVVMILIMRLLPNLPSKNAGSLSSLPILAKRPLLTGLYATTVLIVSAHFTAYTYIEPFMVQIGQMDPNLTTMILLVFGISGVTASVIFNRLYRFGATQFIIHAILLLAISLGFMLTSAGYTATMFALAFIWGIGISCIGLALQMRVLQLAPDATDVASAIYSGIFNAGIGAGALFGNQITRHIGLEYIGFSGAALAMIALGIFVFFNFRYRTQNA; from the coding sequence ATGTCCTTTTATCAGAAAGCAGAAAGAACCCAATATTGGCGCGTAGTCATCATGGCTTGCGCCGCTTTTATTTTTAATACCACGGAATTTGTGCCAGTTGCATTACTCACCGATATCGGACAAAGTTTTGATATGCAAAGCTCCGATGTGGGTTTAATGATGACCGTTTATGCTTGGACGGTTATGATTATGTCTTTACCCGCCATGCTCGCGACAGGCGATATGGAACGTAAGGGCTTATTGCTGAAACTTTTTGTGATTTTTATCATCGGCCATATTATCTCGGTCATTGCGTGGAATTATTGGATTCTTCTCATTGCTCGGATGTGTATTGCGGTAGCGCATTCACTCTTCTGGGCAATTACCGCATCATTAGTGATGCGAGTGGCACCGAAGAATAAGAAAACACAAGCAATTGGTATGCTCGCTATCGGTACATCCCTTGCGACTATTTTGGGCTTACCATTAGGCCGTGTAGTTGGTCAATTAGTTGGCTGGCGTATTACTTTTGCAATCATTGCTGCATTAGCTGTAGTGGTGATGATATTGATTATGCGTTTATTACCAAATCTACCAAGTAAAAATGCCGGCTCACTTTCTAGTCTACCGATTTTGGCAAAACGTCCATTACTCACTGGACTTTATGCCACAACGGTACTTATTGTTTCAGCACACTTTACCGCTTATACCTACATTGAGCCATTTATGGTTCAAATCGGGCAAATGGATCCTAATCTTACCACGATGATTCTTTTAGTTTTTGGTATTTCAGGTGTGACAGCGAGTGTGATTTTTAACCGATTATACCGTTTTGGTGCCACACAATTTATTATCCATGCAATTCTGTTATTAGCTATTTCCTTAGGCTTTATGCTTACTTCGGCTGGCTATACCGCAACAATGTTTGCCTTAGCCTTTATTTGGGGGATAGGAATCTCTTGTATCGGACTCGCATTGCAAATGCGCGTGTTGCAACTTGCTCCCGATGCAACAGACGTAGCGAGCGCCATTTATTCAGGTATTTTTAATGCGGGTATTGGTGCAGGCGCACTATTTGGTAACCAAATAACACGTCACATTGGTCTTGAATATATAGGCTTTAGTGGCGCAGCATTAGCGATGATTGCACTCGGCATCTTTGTCTTCTTTAATTTCCGCTATCGCACTCAAAATGCCTAA
- a CDS encoding AsmA-like C-terminal region-containing protein: MKKIAISLLIVLFAIFAFFYIQLNQLKNSIADHLAQYDIQVHDFSLSLLPQPTVNLSGLTYHQLSAENIEAKFALFPLFSGNPILEEVQITHFKLSEQALNHTNIHGRFSDFSLKNIFNQNIAFKGESAVTLSLDKPLYGTNTQYQFAFSKGNINLNHQGKNLIQFVNARLNQQPLGYIETYIDFSKPVKTVNAYLQPDCQNCLATFKFSHKELQSAVNFSGKNFPMAQLIALLNFPNTLTGNTDFNIQLALTNSELTKGEFYFDAKNGEILGLNLLDMAAQYLPINYNSDLTSSRNMNTSYERLESRLSFENHLLKVDKMNLKTTALLADGSGAIDLDNVQCDVNLTLRSTNEKYKKLALPIRFFDSCYSPQYKVNIDQNFRHQLKELIKEKLK; the protein is encoded by the coding sequence GATCATTTAGCGCAATACGATATTCAAGTACATGATTTTTCACTAAGCCTTCTACCTCAACCAACAGTAAATTTATCGGGTTTGACATACCATCAACTTTCAGCTGAAAACATTGAAGCTAAATTTGCGCTCTTCCCGCTTTTTTCAGGTAACCCGATTTTAGAAGAAGTACAAATCACTCATTTTAAACTCAGTGAACAAGCCTTAAACCATACCAATATTCATGGCCGTTTCAGTGATTTCTCACTTAAAAATATTTTTAACCAAAACATTGCGTTTAAAGGTGAAAGTGCGGTTACTCTTTCTCTTGATAAACCACTTTATGGCACAAACACGCAATATCAATTTGCATTCAGCAAGGGAAATATTAACCTAAACCATCAAGGCAAGAATTTGATTCAATTTGTTAATGCCCGTTTAAATCAACAGCCACTCGGTTATATCGAAACGTATATTGATTTTTCAAAACCAGTTAAAACCGTCAATGCCTATTTACAACCCGATTGCCAGAATTGTTTAGCGACCTTTAAATTTAGTCATAAAGAGCTGCAAAGTGCGGTCAATTTTTCCGGTAAAAATTTCCCAATGGCGCAACTTATCGCCTTGCTAAATTTCCCGAATACATTAACAGGCAATACTGATTTTAATATTCAGCTAGCCCTAACCAATTCAGAACTCACCAAAGGGGAATTCTATTTCGATGCTAAAAATGGTGAAATTTTAGGATTGAACTTATTGGATATGGCGGCGCAGTATTTACCAATTAATTACAACAGCGATTTAACCTCAAGCAGAAATATGAATACGTCTTATGAGCGTTTAGAATCACGTCTTTCATTCGAAAATCACTTGCTTAAAGTAGATAAAATGAACTTAAAAACAACCGCACTTTTAGCTGATGGTTCTGGAGCCATTGATTTAGATAATGTACAATGTGATGTCAATTTAACCTTAAGATCCACTAACGAAAAATACAAAAAATTGGCATTGCCAATTCGCTTTTTCGATAGTTGCTACTCTCCACAATATAAGGTCAATATTGACCAAAACTTTCGTCATCAATTGAAAGAATTAATTAAAGAGAAATTAAAATAA